One Rosa chinensis cultivar Old Blush chromosome 3, RchiOBHm-V2, whole genome shotgun sequence DNA window includes the following coding sequences:
- the LOC112192935 gene encoding LOW QUALITY PROTEIN: probable acyl-activating enzyme 5, peroxisomal (The sequence of the model RefSeq protein was modified relative to this genomic sequence to represent the inferred CDS: inserted 1 base in 1 codon) → MEELKPTPANSSPLSPLGFLDRAATVYGDCPSVIYEHTTYTWSQTHRRCLRVASSISSLGVRRGHVVSVLSPNIPAMYELHFAVPMSGAVLNTINTRLDTRTVSLLLRHSQSKLLFVDHTLSSLVLDALHLFPPNTPTPLLVLIADDDAPAPAPHPNSDSSPFCATYEEMVESGDPDFQWTLPEDEWDPMTLNYTSGTTSSPKGVVHCHRGLFIITVNSLLDWAVPRQPVYLWTLPMFHANGWSYPYGIAAVGGTNVCVRKFDAPVIYDLIRRHGVTHMCGAPVVLNMLTNVPNSEPLRNPVQIMTAGAPPPAAVLSRTESLGFVVSHGYGLTETAGLVVSCAWKPGWNKLPATERARLKSRQGVRTVAMTRVDVVDPDTGLPVKRDGSSLGEVVFRGGCVMLGYLKDPKGTASCMKDGWFYTGDVAVMHPDGYLEIKDRSKDVIISGGENLSSVEVESVLYTNSAVNEAAVVARPDEFWGXTPCAFVSLKDDVGRRPTEKEMIEYCRGKLPNFMVPKTVVFIEELPKTSTGKIQKFVLREMAKALGSTRLSRM, encoded by the exons ATGGAGGAGCTGAAGCCAACCCCCGCCAACTCATCCCCGCTCAGCCCACTCGGCTTCCTAGACCGAGCCGCCACCGTCTACGGCGACTGCCCTTCTGTCATCTACGAACACACCACCTACACGTGGAGCCAGACCCACCGTCGATGCCTCCGCGTCGCTTCCTCCATCTCCTCCCTCGGCGTCCGACGCGGCCACGTCGTCTCCGTCCTCTCCCCCAACATCCCCGCCATGTACGAGCTCCACTTCGCCGTCCCCATGTCCGGCGCCGTCCTCAACACCATCAACACCCGCCTCGACACCCGCACCGTCTCCCTCCTCCTCCGCCACAGCCAATCCAAGCTCCTCTTCGTCGACCACACCCTCAGCTCCCTCGTCCTCGACGCCCTCCATCTCTTCCCTCCCAACACCCCCACCCCCCTCCTCGTCCTCATCGCCGACGATGATGCACCTGCACCTGCACCCCATCCCAACTCCGACTCATCCCCGTTCTGCGCCACGTACGAGGAAATGGTGGAGAGCGGCGATCCGGACTTCCAGTGGACCCTACCGGAAGACGAGTGGGACCCGATGACACTGAATTACACTTCCGGCACGACTTCCTCGCCCAAGGGAGTGGTCCACTGCCACAGAGGGCTCTTCATCATCACCGTCAACTCTCTCCTCGACTGGGCCGTACCCAGACAGCCCGTCTATCTCTGGACGCTTCCGATGTTCCACGCCAACGGCTGGAGCTACCCGTACGGGATCGCCGCCGTGGGAGGGACCAACGTCTGCGTCCGCAAATTCGACGCGCCTGTCATCTACGACTTGATCAGACGACACGGCGTCACTCACATGTGCGGTGCGCCGGTGGTCCTCAACATGCTGACCAATGTACCGAACAGCGAGCCTTTGAGGAACCCGGTCCAGATCATGACCGCCGGAGCTCCGCCGCCCGCCGCGGTTCTGTCTCGGACCGAGTCGCTGGGATTCGTGGTGAGCCACGGGTACGGGTTGACCGAGACGGCGGGGCTAGTGGTGTCGTGCGCGTGGAAGCCCGGGTGGAATAAGTTGCCCGCGACGGAGAGGGCGAGGCTGAAGTCGAGGCAGGGGGTGAGGACGGTGGCCATGACCCGGGTGGACGTGGTGGATCCGGATACGGGGTTGCCGGTTAAACGCGACGGTTCGTCGCTTGGGGAGGTGGTTTTCAGAGGCGGGTGTGTGATGTTGGGTTATCTGAAAGACCCAAAAGGCACGGCCAGTTGCATGAAAGACGGTTGGTTTTACACCGGCGACGTGGCGGTGATGCACCCGGACGGGTATCTGGAGATCAAGGACAGATCCAAGGACGTGATCATAAGCGGGGGAGAGAACTTGAGCAGCGTGGAGGTGGAGTCGGTACTCTACACCAACTCCGCGGTGAACGAGGCGGCCGTGGTGGCGAGGCCTGACGAGTTCTGGG AGACACCGTGCGCGTTTGTGAGCCTGAAAGATGACGTGGGGCGGAGGCCGACGGAGAAGGAGATGATAGAGTATTGCAGAGGAAAGCTGCCGAATTTCATGGTGCCGAAGACGGTGGTGTTTATTGAGGAGCTGCCGAAGACGTCGACGGGGAAAATTCAGAAGTTCGTGCTGAGAGAGATGGCCAAGGCCTTGGGGTCCACAAGGCTGAGTCGGATGTAA